TCGAGTACTGATCTCCGATAAACAATCTTCTGGTGATCTATATTGTCGCCAAGAAGTCTTCTAATGGAGCACTTTTTTACTATGATCACACTCCTATTAAGAGCATCATATATGGATCGATAGATATGCATGTTTTATGATGAACAACCCCCATTACTCTGTACTACGAGTTCCAGTTCATGCTTGGAAGTTGAAATTGGTGCCTCAAAACCCCGTCTCCAAGGGACCCAAGAAAGGCGTTTGGATGAAACTGCGCAGTGCCCTGAGGCAGCTGATTTAGAAGAGAAACAAAGGAACTGTTGTTTTCATCCAATCCCACGCTTCCACTGTTAAGATCACCTTGGAATCGCTTGCCTGAGCTAGACCCCATCGACCCTGTTCCATTCCAAAAGTTATCTATTGGAAGCGTGCGTTTCCCTGCTAGTGTACTTTTCGAGCTAGAAGAGGCTAGATGAGAAATGGAGCTGTTTTGCAAGCCTTCTGCGCCTGTTAATATTCCATCGAAATAGTTCTGATCATCGTTTTCAAGTGCTGCGTCGTAGTTTGCAGTAGCCTTTGAAGGCAAGGGTTTTGGATTCTGCTGCGCAGCCAACAGAGGAATTATGGCCTCCACTGAATCCTCCTTGTCCTGATCCATAATTGGCCTCTGAGtgttgtttttcttataaatccGACACAAAACCCAGTCATCAAGctacaaaacacaacaaatacCCAAGACGTACAACGTCCCCATTACCAAACACAAAAACGGACAGTCAGTAGATATATCCCGatattaagcaaaaaaaaaaaaggtcaaattAGTTTTCACGTACCCTCAAAGAACCTTTCTTGTTTGCGGCATGATCAGCACCGGGAGGCTTGGAACTAGAAGTGTTCTGATTGTCAACGAGGCGGTACTCGTGCATGATCCAATTGGTTTTAATCCCTTTAGGGGGCTTCCCACCGTAGAAGACAAGCGCCTTCTTAACCCCAACCTTCTGATTTCCATTAGATGTTAGAATAGGCTTGTCGGTCCCCGTTGCTTTCCAATAGCCGGACGTGGCTGCCCTATTCGGCCTCGCTCCGTTCGGATATTTCCGGTCTCTTGGACTGAAAAAATACCACTCCTGTTCTCCAAACGTAGCCTTACCtacaaaattttcacaattcattacttttcttaaacaaaaaccaaaacaaaatctccAAATTATGAGTCTAGAcagagaaaataagaataaaacaaaattatacaaGATATGATCAAACACTTGTATTAATATTACTTGGGAGCTCCCATGGATCAAACTTGTATAAATCGACCTCTGCTATGATGGTAACTGGAAGTGGAGCCGAGGCAGCCTTCCTTTTGAGATAGTGGACGACGAGCTCTTCATCGGTAGGGTGGAATCGGAAGCCCGGCGGAAGCTGAGGGTGTTGCAACCCCGACGATGAATCCGTGCTCTCCATAATTTCACCCATCAAGCTAGTGTTGATCAGATAACTAGCTATATACTTGTTCtgatctataaaattaaaagtcttAATTTTCTTGCTTGGAATTATAAATATGACGCGATTAATCTATATTATAGATCATCGAAGAATTAAGTAAGGTTAGAGCTAGGAAGGACGTGGCCAGGTGGGTCTTGGATGGAAAATATAGGAGAGGTACTGGCCGTGACAAAAACTTgggtataatttatatatatatatataaggatgGTAGGCAATGGAGGCAGATGGGATCAGTGGCGGTTAGGTTCTCATAAAAGGTCCCAAACGGGCTGCCATGATCACAAGACACGTGTGGGTGGTGAATTTACGACACGTGTTGAAAAATAAGTGTGGGGACCACATGGGAGAGGAAGGCAAAGGTAATGGGGTTCCGAGGTTTGGAAGTTGGATCGAACTGCCTTGTACGCTTTTGATGTCATGCTTTTCTTATGCCATGGATCGGTACTGGAATTAATATTGGAGATGGAAATATATATGGATTACTGTAAGAAATTTTACATGAAAGTCTTACATCACTTATTTTCACTTAGATCTCGTTTGAAAATTagatcaattcaatttaatctaattttaaattgaatttaacatctaaacactcaactttcaaatcattaaattcatctcaactcaaaatcttttcACAGGTAagacctataatttttttcaactcaacatcgcTTTACATGTAGGagccacaacctttttcaatttctcataaatatatctaaattcattttaacatgtaAACACATTTTAAGTAAGCCTCAATAAATTCACTCCagcatctcaactcactattattcataaagaactaaattaaattcaatatctaatcggaattatatataatttgttatttttatcattctatcttAATACTTTAAATACGcgtgtgtttaaatataaataaaataaaaataaattacagtACGTAGAAACATATGGTGTAAGGTTTCAATATTCCTAATTAGTCTAAACCCACCCTCAACTCGATCGAAGTCCACAAAACAGACTGGTGGTTGTGTTTGGGGTTGGCATGCAGTGTGCGCACGTTGATCTAATTACCATGCTTTCACACTGCAATTCTGTCGtacgttttatttatttattaatttattctctgtggctgtttttattttgtcttttattgCATGATCTGGTCCATGATACTTATTGTGTGTACCGCAAGtgatctacatatatatatatatatatatatatatatatatcttcctatttCTTAAAAGTGTGTataagatgaacagtagtgaatagtgccgtccaaaaccaaaaccacgcaaaaccaaaaccacggcaaaatcacaTAACGCGAATCGCATCCTCGAAGCAAAACCACAGATGCAAAATCGAAGTAAATTCACAACAAAACCATCGAAGTAATAACACGGTAAAATCTTCAGCAAATCGCATCTCGTCCCTCTCGACATCCTCGAAGCAAATCCACAGATGCAAAATCACAgcaaaaccatcacaaaaatatacGGTAAAACCACagaatcatcataaaatcttcacaaaattaccgcaaattaacaaaatcaccacaaaatcacaaaaaaaaataccataaaataaaaaaaatcaccacaaattacGGTGGAGGTGGCCGAAGGGGAAGTGGGCATccgtgagggaaggtgagcatccatggtggctcggctgggcATGAGGACGGCTACGAGAGATGGTCGGTGATGAAAGGAGGTCCCGATGGTGGTGCGatggccagaggaggtggatctccgccgtgggtgtggagaacccgtgcaagagagaggtagatttcgtgggagcaaacggcacggagatggaggccgagctcgctggagggggatggccggtgggagaggaggctaccgtggaggtggtggcgccggaggataGCGTACGGCGGCGCACCAACATCAAACCCATTCGGGGCTGCGCACAATCGAGAGAGacgaagagagagcgtgagagagggagaccggtgtgggaggactcgccggagtgaggtggtgccggtggaagaggcggtgaggctcaccgactcacggcggcgtcgggctgggcagaggaagattcggctgggagTCACGCGTACggggcgagagagagagggggggggaaAGTGAGGAAACTGAAAgcgtgaaaagaaattaaaacttatTAATAGCCGTAGTATttcgtccaaaaaaaaaaatatagtgtgtgaaaatgatgaagagaactgctatatatatacacaaaaataaatctaaaaatggATGTGCATGGTTTTATTGGATctgttatatttactttataataaaagtaattttacaatctagcCTACCTaattaaatcatatcaacttgtgagtttacttttatctaatttatttgtgtctaattaattaagtatttccctattatattatatgcaaaagttactttttaaccTATATACAGCGACACATTAATAACCATTAAAATcctaattattgttttgagattttcaaaatgatttaacaataaaagattaaaatactgatttatatataaataaatattaatttaattaaaaatattgaaataaattaaataaatgataaaattttattaaatatttttaaaaaattaatctcaatccttcattttaaattcttagatttgatctaataatagaaatttaaacattaatttaaatattgatttaaactaatataaaacaaataattaaaatataaatattctaccataaagttaaaattaattttattttataaaatattaattttttattattaagtaaaagataaagttttactgaatatttttaagataataatattatatcatacacttaaaatcaactttaatttataaaatattattttatcatcattaaataaatgatgaagttttactgaatatttctaatagaaaaaaactatctaattaatttaaattttgaatataatttaaattctataataaataataaatatgaataaataataattttaattattttaatattaaaaattattatttatttattttttcaattaagcggacatggcaaacgtgctttgcacgttagtcaccgctagtatatatatatctgcctatatcttaaaagtgcgTATaatgttactattcattactgttcatcgtgaACAGTAACTCTAAATCtgccggttttttttttttttttttaaatcttatcttatcttatcttattactattcatcaactgtATGATGAACGATGAAtagtaaagatttttttttttattcgtgtgaatgccaatgtgcgacgtaataccgcaatcgtgcatagggaatgagagagaggaagaaagaaaaagtggaaaaaatattgatttttaagttttaaatgatcaataaagaagttgttttttttttcttcgcatgtttttttcgcatatcctattactgtttattatatcatacactaaaaatcaactttaatttgtacaatactaattttttatcattaaataaatgatgaaattttactgtacatttttaagagaaaaaaactatctaattaatttgaatttttaatataatttaaatttcataataaatgatgaacataaataaataataattttattcttatacattagactattttaatatttgaaattacattttatttttttcttcaatttgacagatgtggcaaacgtgcttttcttttatcaattagaaaatcttacgccatacaggattttacacaagtaccactaatttcaaaataaccaagccatttataaaatactaatatttcatcattaaataaataatgaaattttgttaaatatttttaaaaaattataactatataaataattagagttttaacataatttaaatatgataatattcttaattaactaaagagaactgctacaactaataaaaaagtaacctgaaaatatgtcatgaatatgtatttcatttttttatttttattttctttttttcatgtatttttttaatcatcataaacatttttaaaaaaataaaaaatttacaacatcattggatcaggagggaattgacaatctatctcttctcaaacaaaattattgagttcgaggaagagattaacagattcttaggttttcagaaacttttatatattttttaaaatattatttaaatataaaatatttttttatttgttaatctaatcattacaattttcttaaatataagttttttaaatttaaaacaaaaactacattaaaaaattatattccaataatattttaacttttataatatttttattttaactttttttctctcattttctacaatcaaataaaacatcttaatctaaataattttatatattactattcacaaaccatgtcactactattaatacatcgatccaaatcatatctaaggatatgatatctacgtgtgttgttttttgaaagacgaggctgctgctggtacattaaaatttttaagatttaaatccaacccttcattttaccacttctcatttttttttcttcggttagattgcttcgatttatgcagtgaagtactatcactatcacaaaaattctccacatctcttttcacttgttaggtacagaaattgagttcataaaaaaattctctatatactacttattttacttatgattacgttttttttttttaatccaaaacatatttatattttacaaaataaattattttttaactgggcaaatgtgcctcgcacattacccaaccgctagta
This genomic interval from Juglans regia cultivar Chandler chromosome 3, Walnut 2.0, whole genome shotgun sequence contains the following:
- the LOC108980516 gene encoding NAC transcription factor 25, with product MGEIMESTDSSSGLQHPQLPPGFRFHPTDEELVVHYLKRKAASAPLPVTIIAEVDLYKFDPWELPSKATFGEQEWYFFSPRDRKYPNGARPNRAATSGYWKATGTDKPILTSNGNQKVGVKKALVFYGGKPPKGIKTNWIMHEYRLVDNQNTSSSKPPGADHAANKKGSLRLDDWVLCRIYKKNNTQRPIMDQDKEDSVEAIIPLLAAQQNPKPLPSKATANYDAALENDDQNYFDGILTGAEGLQNSSISHLASSSSKSTLAGKRTLPIDNFWNGTGSMGSSSGKRFQGDLNSGSVGLDENNSSFVSLLNQLPQGTAQFHPNAFLGSLGDGVLRHQFQLPSMNWNS